A single genomic interval of Spirosoma linguale DSM 74 harbors:
- a CDS encoding conserved hypothetical protein (KEGG: pca:Pcar_1481 hypothetical protein) encodes MEVHRALGNGFQEVIYQRALAVELDLNKITFAREYEMPVFFKDVQVGSRRVDFLVEECLSVELKALNNLDNANLAQGKNYLEAYNLPTGLLINFGTPSLEFNRLFNNRYKSSPT; translated from the coding sequence ATGGAGGTACATCGGGCGCTTGGTAACGGCTTCCAGGAGGTTATTTATCAACGAGCGCTGGCTGTTGAGTTAGACCTGAACAAAATAACGTTTGCCCGTGAATATGAGATGCCTGTGTTTTTTAAAGACGTTCAGGTCGGCAGTAGGCGTGTTGATTTTTTGGTAGAAGAATGCTTATCTGTTGAATTGAAAGCTCTTAACAATTTAGATAATGCCAATTTAGCCCAGGGAAAGAATTACCTGGAAGCGTACAATTTACCAACCGGCTTGCTCATAAACTTTGGCACACCCAGCCTCGAATTCAACCGGCTGTTCAATAACAGGTACAAATCATCACCCACATAA
- a CDS encoding aminotransferase class I and II (PFAM: aminotransferase class I and II~KEGG: dvm:DvMF_0361 LL-diaminopimelate aminotransferase): MIIPLAQRADQTQEYYFSVKLAEVRRLQAAGHDVINLGIGNPDLMPSANTIDALIKSAQQPTSHGYQPYKGTPGLRQAITNFYRHTYGVALEPDTEILPLIGSKEGITHISLTFLNEGDGVLVPELGYPAYRAVSAMVGATVREYPLLEHGGWQPDWEALTDLVSANSSANPTKILWMNYPHMPTGAPATRALFERAVRFAHDHKILLGHDNPYSLILNKKAPISLLSIDGAKDVAIELNSLSKSHNMAGWRIGWMAGAKAYVDAVLTIKSNVDSGQFKPLMDAATEALTNSDDWHRERNAVYQGRLDAIHSFLDTLGCTYSTDQEGLFIWAKLPDSVASAEDLVNDLLVSKHVFIAPGFIFGPKGNRYVRVSLCMPKERIEEATGRLNRTGGPAGFQQDLTD, encoded by the coding sequence GTGATAATTCCCCTCGCCCAACGCGCTGACCAAACGCAGGAATATTATTTTTCAGTAAAACTGGCCGAAGTTCGTCGTTTACAGGCGGCTGGCCATGATGTGATCAATCTAGGCATCGGCAACCCCGATCTGATGCCTTCGGCCAATACGATTGATGCGTTGATCAAGTCGGCGCAACAACCGACCTCGCACGGCTATCAGCCTTATAAAGGCACGCCGGGACTGCGGCAGGCCATCACTAATTTTTACCGGCATACCTACGGCGTCGCGCTTGAGCCGGACACCGAAATTTTGCCGCTTATCGGTTCAAAAGAAGGCATTACGCATATTTCTCTGACGTTTTTGAACGAAGGCGACGGCGTACTGGTGCCCGAACTGGGATACCCGGCTTACCGTGCCGTGAGTGCGATGGTGGGCGCAACCGTCCGCGAATACCCACTCCTGGAACATGGCGGCTGGCAACCCGACTGGGAAGCCCTGACCGATTTAGTGTCGGCCAACTCATCGGCCAATCCGACGAAAATCCTTTGGATGAATTACCCGCACATGCCCACCGGCGCACCGGCTACCCGTGCCCTGTTTGAGCGGGCGGTTCGCTTTGCCCACGACCATAAAATTCTGCTTGGTCACGACAACCCATATAGCCTGATCCTCAACAAAAAAGCCCCTATCAGCCTGCTCTCCATTGATGGCGCTAAAGATGTGGCTATTGAATTGAACTCCCTGAGTAAGTCGCACAATATGGCTGGATGGCGCATTGGCTGGATGGCGGGCGCCAAAGCCTACGTGGATGCTGTGTTAACCATCAAAAGCAACGTCGACTCGGGGCAGTTCAAGCCGTTGATGGACGCGGCTACCGAAGCACTCACCAACTCCGACGACTGGCACCGGGAACGCAATGCCGTGTACCAGGGCCGGTTGGATGCCATCCACTCCTTTCTGGACACGCTGGGCTGCACCTACTCCACCGATCAGGAGGGTCTGTTCATCTGGGCCAAACTCCCCGACTCAGTGGCATCGGCCGAAGACTTGGTTAACGATCTGCTTGTTTCTAAACATGTGTTCATTGCCCCCGGCTTTATTTTCGGTCCGAAGGGAAATCGGTACGTGCGAGTGTCGCTGTGTATGCCAAAGGAGCGTATCGAGGAGGCAACGGGGCGTCTTAACCGCACGGGCGGCCCCGCGGGATTTCAACAAGATTTAACAGATTGA
- a CDS encoding NUDIX hydrolase (PFAM: NUDIX hydrolase~KEGG: ara:Arad_1531 hydrolase protein), protein MIHDNDPRPWQVEQSEYIHNLPWFTVRKDAIRMENGGTIPNYFVFEYPSWINVVAVTTDNQLVLIRQYRHAIAGVHYELCAGVVDPNEEPLVAAQRELLEETGFGGGEWTLLMTLSANPGTHSNVTYAYLATGVELKQAQHLESTEEITVHIVSPERALEIINTGEMMQALHLAPLLKYLLNRDSSQI, encoded by the coding sequence ATGATTCATGACAACGACCCACGACCCTGGCAGGTCGAGCAATCGGAATACATCCACAATTTACCGTGGTTCACCGTCCGGAAAGACGCCATCCGCATGGAAAATGGCGGGACCATTCCCAATTATTTTGTCTTTGAATACCCCAGCTGGATAAATGTCGTTGCTGTCACAACCGACAACCAACTAGTCCTGATCCGGCAGTATCGCCATGCTATTGCGGGGGTACATTACGAACTCTGCGCGGGGGTGGTTGACCCGAATGAAGAACCGCTCGTAGCCGCCCAGCGCGAATTGCTGGAAGAAACGGGTTTTGGTGGCGGTGAGTGGACATTGCTCATGACGCTTTCGGCCAATCCGGGTACGCATTCCAACGTAACCTACGCCTATCTGGCCACGGGTGTCGAGCTGAAACAGGCGCAGCACCTGGAATCGACGGAAGAGATAACCGTACATATCGTCTCACCCGAACGGGCACTGGAAATTATCAATACGGGCGAGATGATGCAGGCATTACATTTGGCTCCATTGCTGAAATACCTCCTAAACCGGGATTCTAGCCAGATTTAA
- a CDS encoding hypothetical protein (KEGG: cja:CJA_0831 cellulose or protein binding domain) — MTRFLLLAILILLSGPIANGQGPEGYNYDEAKVGTYTLPDLLVNTKGKPVKTKADWRNWRAELLKLFAENVYGQTPAKSVKLRFQTTSVDESALNGLAVRKQVSIFFVDYPQLPPIDVLIYFPKASTKPVPVFLGLNFCGNHCVTAEADIPLSTRWMMGENSDVSNNNKATEKARGMQVRRWPIDMIVKRGYALATAYYGDIEPDYPQGWHTGIRSVLGDTTKANNWGAIGAWAWGMSRILDYLQTDPAIDAKRVISIGHSRIGKAAVWAGAQDERFAAVIANESGEGGAALARRYYGETVERLNTSFPHWFAPRYKAYNKRVADLPVDQHELLALVAPRPLYVASADGDQWSDPKGEFLGALHTEPVYQLYGKTGLGTTVFPAVNQPVGQTVRYHDRTGKHDVTDYDWEQYLRFADELVR; from the coding sequence ATGACTCGATTCCTGCTGTTAGCCATACTTATCCTACTCTCCGGCCCTATTGCCAACGGACAAGGTCCCGAAGGCTATAACTACGACGAAGCGAAAGTAGGTACCTATACCCTGCCCGATCTGCTCGTAAATACAAAGGGCAAACCTGTTAAGACGAAAGCCGACTGGCGCAACTGGCGGGCAGAACTCTTGAAACTCTTTGCCGAAAATGTGTACGGTCAAACCCCGGCTAAATCCGTTAAGCTGCGTTTCCAGACAACATCGGTTGACGAATCGGCCCTGAATGGGCTGGCTGTCCGTAAACAGGTGTCCATCTTCTTTGTCGACTATCCACAGTTACCACCCATCGACGTTCTGATTTACTTCCCCAAAGCCAGTACAAAACCCGTTCCGGTATTTTTGGGGCTGAATTTTTGCGGTAATCACTGCGTCACGGCAGAAGCAGATATTCCCCTGTCAACCCGCTGGATGATGGGTGAAAACAGCGACGTTTCGAATAACAACAAGGCCACTGAGAAAGCGCGCGGTATGCAGGTACGACGCTGGCCCATCGACATGATTGTCAAGCGCGGTTACGCCCTGGCCACCGCCTACTATGGCGACATCGAACCCGATTACCCGCAGGGATGGCATACCGGCATCCGGTCGGTGCTGGGCGACACCACGAAAGCGAACAATTGGGGAGCGATTGGTGCCTGGGCCTGGGGCATGAGCCGTATTCTCGACTACCTACAAACCGACCCGGCTATTGATGCCAAACGGGTTATTTCCATCGGTCACTCGCGAATTGGCAAAGCCGCCGTGTGGGCCGGGGCGCAGGATGAACGATTTGCCGCCGTTATTGCCAACGAATCGGGCGAAGGCGGGGCGGCTCTGGCCCGACGCTATTACGGCGAAACCGTTGAGCGGCTTAACACCAGCTTCCCGCACTGGTTTGCCCCTCGGTACAAAGCCTACAACAAACGCGTAGCCGACTTACCCGTCGATCAGCACGAATTGCTGGCCCTTGTCGCTCCACGCCCGCTGTACGTGGCCAGTGCCGACGGCGACCAATGGTCGGACCCAAAAGGGGAGTTTCTGGGTGCGCTTCATACCGAACCGGTTTACCAGCTTTACGGCAAAACGGGGCTGGGTACAACGGTCTTTCCGGCCGTTAATCAGCCAGTCGGCCAAACCGTTCGCTACCACGACCGAACCGGCAAACATGATGTAACGGACTACGATTGGGAGCAATACCTGCGCTTCGCCGATGAATTAGTTCGCTAG
- a CDS encoding Ribosylpyrimidine nucleosidase (PFAM: Inosine/uridine-preferring nucleoside hydrolase~KEGG: shl:Shal_2421 ribonucleoside hydrolase 1), with protein MKKIPVLIDCDPGHDDAVMLLLAFGSGLFDIKAITSSAGNQTQEKTLKNVMRIIELMGADIPVYRGADKPLFRKLIIADNVHGEMGMDGPVLPEPTLQHQPLSAIEAIAQILAESDEKITIVPTGPLTNIATFLLAYPHLKPKIERISLMGGGAFRGNITPTAEFNIFVDPEAAAIVFKSGVPITMCGLDVTHKALVFQEDIDRFRAIGNKSGKVVAELMDFFSIYYRRERPELEGGAALHDPCAIAWLIDPSMFTTKPCYVDVEVAGTLTAGTTVVDFFDVLKQSPNVDFVYDIDRKKYIQLIYDAVKVLP; from the coding sequence ATGAAGAAAATCCCCGTACTTATTGACTGCGACCCCGGCCACGATGATGCCGTGATGCTACTGCTGGCATTTGGCAGCGGCCTATTCGACATCAAAGCGATTACCAGCTCGGCGGGAAACCAAACGCAGGAAAAAACCCTCAAGAACGTGATGCGGATCATCGAGTTGATGGGTGCCGATATTCCAGTCTACCGGGGAGCTGACAAACCCCTTTTCCGCAAGCTGATCATCGCCGATAATGTTCACGGTGAAATGGGCATGGATGGTCCTGTATTGCCCGAACCAACCTTGCAGCACCAGCCACTTTCGGCAATTGAAGCAATAGCGCAGATTTTGGCCGAAAGTGATGAAAAGATTACGATTGTACCAACCGGCCCGCTCACCAACATTGCTACGTTTCTGCTGGCTTACCCGCATCTCAAACCGAAGATCGAACGTATTTCGCTGATGGGTGGCGGAGCTTTCCGGGGCAATATTACGCCCACGGCGGAGTTCAATATCTTTGTCGACCCGGAAGCGGCTGCCATCGTGTTCAAATCCGGCGTTCCGATTACCATGTGCGGGCTCGATGTGACGCACAAAGCGCTGGTCTTTCAGGAAGACATTGACCGATTTAGAGCCATCGGCAACAAATCGGGCAAGGTGGTGGCTGAGCTGATGGATTTCTTCTCGATCTATTACCGGCGCGAACGGCCGGAACTGGAAGGCGGGGCCGCCCTGCACGATCCCTGCGCCATCGCCTGGCTGATCGACCCGTCGATGTTCACGACCAAACCCTGCTATGTGGATGTGGAAGTGGCCGGAACATTAACGGCGGGGACCACAGTGGTCGATTTTTTTGATGTACTGAAGCAAAGCCCGAACGTCGATTTCGTGTATGACATCGACCGGAAGAAATATATCCAGCTGATTTACGACGCCGTGAAGGTGCTGCCGTAA